A portion of the Halobacterium hubeiense genome contains these proteins:
- a CDS encoding UvrD-helicase domain-containing protein encodes MTEEPEEIQLTEEQEDALVQGRNVAITAGAGTGKTTTLTERYVTILAENPSLTPENIVTITFTRKAAAELTERVREEVYDRLEAVDSPEAYHRWRNVLDDLEDGYVHTIHAFCTRLLRERAVEAPVPLGFDVLDEDGAATLQREVVTEFLERNLDDDDVALLAQLWGRDQLVDVLTGLLDERPQSEAVLEEWRDAEVNDYVDICWEVVCDLDVADARQTLYADGLLEQLRTVAGRVDREGAIADEDGLRAYRTFTEVATTLSADPEESDPRDCQRAILELYEACEKKNGGLYSSSGYVVGDRDDWGEYGDVYDDLKDTIDTVIDAVEPHADAVETTPGELEANSAHYALALMRVFNDVLAAYADEKERRDTLDFPDVIETTLEFLRANDVVTERLREQFAAVMVDEFQDTDPRQWELVKLLTGVDEQTASNVFLVGDEKQSIYGFRGADVTTFGDARRELQTVNEARGVDDVPDSDGESPTALELSGNFRTLDEPLSFLNELFEYLFQPEGDTHEPYEAPPQGLSTQRDRVEDIEGLTGSVEYLAVPDDADTAAELFGDDHPVAEGALDHTIEAEAQALTARLTHLFDDPPQVQDPDTGAHRDATPDDTAILLRRRTHLDRYQRALEKYDIPYTVVGGVGFYDTPEVQALTNLLRVLGDPQDDVSLYGVLRSPLFGFADDRLAPAVAEANSVWDALAEADDPQLADAFDLLTTWRTLSGCATPSEDGVLPWNRLLSRVIDDTGYLASVSADERGRQAVANVEKFRDQVRTWSENGVHTAAGLLHRIDRQAEIDPREGEADIPGDVEGVRIMTIHAAKGLEFPIVTVPDLGSDLNFGRSVDDHGYVRLVKGTTDAPPIPAVGGPHPNDAFSIEKTAVHEYADRRSLPQERAESKRLLYVACTRTRDHLLLCGTHDIDIDESGHIELGEPDDFDDASRWRDWLQPILFDDQELVAEAVHEGATDARIGDASYTIQTPPRPVEWQSEAPSEEVDPAITVPSPPEQQAAVRVAATTLVSAVADAYEDGHSYTTGDETIGLSPTTFGTVVHRLNELRPPRDEWPSFIRQLSRMGGEEPTDGDLQAAVSHAQDAIRFVDETEADLPLEATYDEYSVVARLDDSRIVGDIDRLLVTPDAYHIIDYKTNDLSSTTTDTLADHYRPQMLAYALALFQHDPARQVRASLRFTDVGVEERFEWQRSELTDIESELRSMLELVS; translated from the coding sequence ATGACTGAGGAACCCGAGGAGATTCAGCTCACAGAGGAACAGGAGGACGCGCTCGTCCAGGGCCGGAACGTCGCGATCACTGCCGGCGCCGGGACGGGGAAGACGACAACGCTCACCGAGCGGTACGTGACGATACTGGCCGAAAACCCATCGCTCACGCCGGAGAACATCGTTACGATCACCTTCACACGAAAGGCCGCTGCCGAACTGACCGAGCGCGTTCGGGAGGAGGTGTACGACCGGCTCGAGGCTGTCGACTCACCAGAAGCCTATCACCGCTGGCGAAACGTCCTCGACGACCTGGAGGATGGCTACGTCCACACCATTCACGCGTTCTGTACGCGGCTCTTGCGAGAACGGGCCGTCGAGGCTCCGGTCCCGCTCGGCTTCGACGTACTCGACGAAGACGGCGCTGCGACACTCCAACGCGAAGTCGTGACGGAGTTTCTCGAACGCAACCTGGACGATGACGACGTCGCGCTACTCGCTCAGCTTTGGGGTCGCGACCAGCTGGTCGATGTACTCACTGGACTACTCGATGAGCGCCCACAGAGCGAGGCGGTCCTCGAGGAGTGGCGTGATGCGGAGGTCAACGACTACGTCGATATCTGCTGGGAGGTCGTTTGTGATCTCGACGTCGCCGACGCCCGACAGACGCTGTATGCGGACGGACTCCTTGAGCAGCTACGCACGGTTGCGGGCCGTGTCGACCGCGAGGGCGCTATCGCCGACGAAGACGGTCTTCGAGCCTACCGGACCTTCACCGAAGTCGCGACCACACTCTCGGCCGACCCGGAGGAAAGCGATCCTCGCGACTGTCAACGGGCAATCCTCGAGCTCTACGAGGCCTGTGAGAAGAAGAACGGCGGCCTGTACAGCAGTTCGGGGTACGTCGTCGGTGACCGGGACGATTGGGGTGAGTACGGTGACGTCTACGACGACCTGAAAGACACCATCGACACGGTCATCGATGCCGTCGAACCGCACGCGGATGCGGTCGAGACGACGCCCGGTGAGCTCGAAGCGAACAGCGCTCACTACGCGCTCGCCCTAATGCGCGTCTTCAACGACGTCCTCGCCGCCTACGCCGACGAGAAGGAGCGCCGCGATACGCTCGACTTCCCCGACGTGATCGAGACAACCCTCGAGTTCTTGCGAGCGAACGATGTCGTCACGGAGCGGCTTCGAGAGCAGTTTGCGGCCGTGATGGTCGACGAGTTCCAGGACACGGACCCGCGCCAGTGGGAGTTAGTCAAGCTCCTCACGGGCGTCGACGAGCAGACGGCGTCGAACGTCTTCCTGGTCGGCGACGAGAAACAGAGCATCTACGGATTCCGCGGGGCCGACGTGACGACGTTCGGGGATGCGCGCAGAGAACTCCAGACCGTCAACGAGGCTCGTGGGGTTGACGACGTTCCCGACAGCGACGGCGAGAGTCCGACCGCCCTCGAACTCTCCGGGAATTTCCGGACGCTGGACGAGCCGTTGTCGTTCCTGAACGAGCTCTTCGAGTACCTGTTCCAACCAGAAGGTGACACCCACGAACCCTACGAAGCGCCACCTCAGGGACTGAGTACGCAGCGCGACCGTGTCGAGGACATCGAGGGACTGACCGGGAGTGTCGAGTATCTCGCTGTCCCCGACGACGCCGATACGGCAGCGGAGCTCTTCGGCGACGACCATCCGGTCGCCGAAGGCGCGCTCGACCACACCATCGAGGCCGAAGCGCAAGCGCTCACAGCTCGACTGACCCACCTGTTCGACGATCCGCCGCAAGTCCAAGACCCCGACACAGGTGCTCATCGTGACGCTACGCCGGACGACACGGCAATCCTCCTCCGCCGACGAACTCATCTGGATCGGTATCAGCGCGCTCTCGAGAAGTACGACATCCCCTACACTGTCGTCGGTGGCGTCGGATTCTACGATACGCCTGAGGTCCAGGCGCTCACGAACCTGCTTCGAGTTCTCGGTGATCCACAGGACGATGTCTCCCTCTACGGGGTGCTTCGGTCGCCGCTGTTCGGATTCGCGGATGATCGTCTCGCACCGGCGGTCGCAGAGGCCAATTCAGTGTGGGATGCGCTCGCCGAGGCGGACGATCCACAGCTCGCGGACGCGTTCGACCTCCTTACGACGTGGCGGACCCTCAGCGGCTGTGCGACGCCGTCTGAGGATGGCGTCCTCCCGTGGAACCGCCTGCTGTCCCGAGTGATCGATGACACGGGGTATCTGGCTAGTGTGAGTGCTGATGAACGCGGTCGACAGGCCGTCGCGAACGTCGAGAAGTTCCGCGACCAGGTCCGTACCTGGAGCGAGAACGGTGTTCATACAGCTGCCGGGTTGCTCCACCGGATCGACCGCCAAGCCGAGATCGATCCCCGAGAGGGGGAGGCTGACATTCCCGGTGATGTTGAGGGAGTTCGGATAATGACGATTCACGCCGCGAAGGGACTCGAGTTCCCAATCGTCACTGTTCCCGATCTCGGAAGTGACCTCAATTTCGGGCGGTCCGTCGATGACCACGGCTATGTCCGCCTCGTCAAGGGGACGACTGATGCTCCACCGATTCCTGCCGTGGGTGGTCCCCACCCCAACGATGCGTTCTCAATCGAAAAGACGGCAGTCCACGAATATGCTGATCGTCGCTCGCTCCCGCAAGAGCGTGCGGAATCCAAACGACTGCTCTACGTGGCCTGTACCCGAACTCGGGACCACCTGCTGTTGTGTGGGACACACGATATCGATATCGATGAGTCTGGACACATCGAACTCGGTGAGCCAGATGATTTCGACGACGCCAGCCGATGGCGGGATTGGCTCCAGCCAATTCTGTTTGACGACCAAGAGCTAGTCGCTGAGGCGGTTCACGAGGGAGCTACGGACGCTCGAATCGGTGACGCTTCATACACTATTCAGACGCCACCTCGGCCGGTTGAATGGCAGTCTGAGGCTCCGAGTGAAGAGGTAGACCCTGCGATTACTGTCCCCTCCCCGCCAGAACAACAGGCCGCTGTTCGCGTTGCCGCGACGACTCTCGTCAGTGCTGTTGCGGATGCCTACGAGGACGGACATAGCTACACGACGGGGGATGAGACAATCGGATTGAGTCCGACCACCTTCGGAACTGTTGTCCATCGGCTCAATGAGCTCCGTCCTCCACGGGATGAGTGGCCCTCGTTCATTCGTCAGTTGAGTCGTATGGGAGGTGAGGAACCGACGGATGGCGACCTCCAAGCAGCCGTGAGCCATGCCCAGGATGCGATCCGGTTCGTCGATGAAACTGAGGCGGACCTCCCACTCGAAGCGACCTATGACGAGTACTCAGTTGTCGCTCGTCTCGATGATTCCCGCATAGTGGGTGATATTGACCGTCTTCTGGTCACTCCTGATGCGTATCATATCATCGACTACAAGACGAACGATCTTTCGTCGACGACGACTGATACCCTCGCTGACCACTATCGGCCGCAAATGCTTGCCTACGCTCTCGCGCTCTTCCAGCACGATCCCGCCCGGCAGGTTCGTGCTTCACTCCGGTTTACCGATGTTGGGGTGGAAGAACGGTTTGAGTGGCAACGGAGTGAACTGACTGATATCGAATCTGAACTTCGCTCTATGTTGGAGCTCGTCTCCTGA
- a CDS encoding ParA family protein, which produces MSGSDSKNSIDRTNSPNSPYDSVQTDGNSRAVSVCMLKGGVGKSTIAVNLARQLAAHEHDVLLIDLDPNGHASVGLGFDDQYHNTEETIGDVFFNDANPTSVVYDTSYEFDILPSSEDLEQVEREIVVGDVFQPSALLKREVVDPLLGDTYDYIVTDSPAYRSRLTDNALVATANLVLPLAPGNEAMAGLERTIERQISPLRQHMDVDVLSLVPNMLSGRIDQQTQDRQLLERLNSHDNLQDRIPNFARITDWEAVDAGDLKPSPGIRDRTSITKAYGERKPLLDYDPDCDQLQCFDELAHIVEAGEVVRHV; this is translated from the coding sequence ATGAGTGGCTCAGATAGTAAGAATAGCATAGATAGAACGAATAGCCCAAATAGCCCATATGATTCGGTACAGACCGATGGGAACTCTCGGGCTGTTTCGGTGTGTATGCTGAAGGGAGGCGTCGGCAAATCGACGATTGCGGTCAACCTCGCCCGACAACTGGCCGCACACGAACACGATGTCCTCCTCATCGATCTTGACCCGAACGGCCACGCGTCCGTGGGGCTGGGGTTTGACGACCAGTACCACAACACCGAGGAAACCATCGGCGACGTCTTCTTCAACGATGCTAACCCGACTTCAGTTGTCTACGATACCAGCTATGAGTTCGATATCCTCCCGTCCAGCGAGGACTTAGAACAGGTCGAGCGGGAGATCGTCGTCGGCGACGTATTCCAACCCTCTGCGCTGCTCAAACGGGAAGTCGTCGACCCACTCCTTGGGGACACGTACGATTATATCGTCACAGATTCGCCGGCGTACCGATCCCGACTCACGGACAACGCGCTCGTCGCGACGGCGAACTTGGTGCTTCCGCTCGCCCCGGGGAACGAGGCGATGGCCGGCTTGGAGCGAACCATCGAGCGACAGATCTCACCGCTTCGGCAGCATATGGACGTCGACGTTCTGTCACTGGTTCCGAACATGTTGAGCGGCCGTATCGACCAGCAGACTCAAGATCGACAGCTCCTCGAACGTCTCAACTCGCACGATAACCTTCAGGACCGCATCCCGAATTTCGCGAGAATCACGGACTGGGAGGCTGTCGACGCCGGCGATCTCAAACCCTCTCCGGGCATCCGGGACCGAACCAGCATCACGAAGGCCTATGGCGAGCGCAAACCCCTGCTGGACTACGACCCTGACTGTGACCAGTTGCAGTGTTTCGACGAGTTGGCGCACATCGTCGAGGCAGGTGAGGTGGTCCGCCATGTCTGA